The genomic window AGATAAAAGGCTTTTTTTATCTCTTTTGATTAATCTTAGGAGGAACAAATGAAAAATTTAACTTACTTTACTTCAGAGTGTGTATCACCAGGACATCCAGACAAAATAGCAGACCAAATATCGGATGCGGTATTAGATGCATGTATAAAAAATGATCCAGCAGCAAGAGTTGCTTGTGAAGTATTCTGTACAACTGGTCAAGTAATCGTAGGTGGAGAGATCACAACTACAACATATATCGATATTCAAGATATCGTAAGAAATAAAATAGATGAAATTGGTTACAAGCAAGGTATGGGATTTGACTCTGACTGTGGAGTTTTAAATGCAATTCACTCGCAATCTCCTGATATCGCTATGGGAGTAGATGTTGGAGGAGCAGGAGATCAAGGTATAATGTTCGGAGGAGCAGTAAAAGAAACTCCAGAATTAATGCCATTAGCTTTAGTTTTAGCAAGAGAGATTATCGTAAAATTAACAAGATTAACAAGATCAAAGGATTTAGCTTGGGCTAGACCAGATGCAAAATCACAAGTAACTTTAGCTTATGATGAAAATGGTGCTGTTGTAGGAGTAGACACTGTAGTAGTTTCAGTTCAGCATAATCCAGAAGTAACTCAAGAGCAAATTCATCACGATGTAAAAGAGTTAGTAATAAAGCCAGTATTAGAGGCGTACAACTTAAATGCTGAAGAAGTTAAGCATTACCATATCAATCCAACAGGAAGATTTGTAATAGGAGGACCACACGGAGATACTGGATTAACAGGAAGAAAAATAATCGTAGATACTTACGGAGGATTCTTTAGACATGGTGGAGGAGCGTTTTCTGGAAAAGATCCTTCAAAAGTGGATAGATCAGCAGCCTATGCAGCTAGATGGGTTGCAAAAAATATCGTAGCGGCAGATTTAGCTGACAAATGTGAAGTTCAACTTTCTTATGCAATTGGAGTAGTAGAACCTACATCTGTAAAAGTT from Cetobacterium sp. ZOR0034 includes these protein-coding regions:
- the metK gene encoding methionine adenosyltransferase is translated as MKNLTYFTSECVSPGHPDKIADQISDAVLDACIKNDPAARVACEVFCTTGQVIVGGEITTTTYIDIQDIVRNKIDEIGYKQGMGFDSDCGVLNAIHSQSPDIAMGVDVGGAGDQGIMFGGAVKETPELMPLALVLAREIIVKLTRLTRSKDLAWARPDAKSQVTLAYDENGAVVGVDTVVVSVQHNPEVTQEQIHHDVKELVIKPVLEAYNLNAEEVKHYHINPTGRFVIGGPHGDTGLTGRKIIVDTYGGFFRHGGGAFSGKDPSKVDRSAAYAARWVAKNIVAADLADKCEVQLSYAIGVVEPTSVKVETFGTGKVEEIKLAEAVQNVFDLTPRGIERDLELRSGNFNYQDLAAFGHIGRTDLDLPWERVNKVEELKKALTK